From Pelotomaculum schinkii, the proteins below share one genomic window:
- a CDS encoding S-layer homology domain-containing protein: MSHRLKLLLVFSILISIFTAVFENAPKAEAFTIPALTQDLSYPDWVNDSNNGFTITASSNARLSGDPSFIWLAGPDEGPIGAGPASLTISAGEDFAGGVFDLTAIAFDLLPGSTYNVTVTGYKASGSTVTAGVTGGSTAEFNAIDLSGMTQLTSFDVELVRTAGDDDLSYLALDSFTIVNPQLYAGNQAPTISNLSDALFQENTVNAAPQQIDADITVTDSDSADFDGGQVVVSYTAAGLPEDQLSIGNIGNISVAGSAVNHAGVGQIGTISGGTNGADLVISLNATATPARVTELLRALAYGNTFNEPASHRTISITVSDGDGGTSAAVTAKISVSGQAESGVEIPALTQDLSYPAWWDDLNNGFTIAANGSAALNGNATSIWLENGGTGPASLTIIATEQFEGGMFDLAGLVFDLAGSGNTYTVTITGHKAGGSTVTADVTGGTAAELNAIDLSGMTHIYSFDVQISGTANVYNLGLDSFTIANPQTSAGNLPPSISNLNDTAFQENTVNAAPQQIDADITVTDSDSEDFDGGQVTVSYTSAGLPEDQLSVGNIGNISVAGSAVNYAGAGQIGTMSGGANGSSLVISLNSVTTPVRVTELLRALTYRNTSDEPASYRTISVTVSDGDGGTSTAATARISVSGQAESGVDSPALTQDLSYPDWVDDLNNGFTVAANGSVTLAGDASSIWLTGGGAGPASLTITAAEQFEGGMFDLAGIVFDLYGSGNIYTATVTGHKAGGGTVTTSATGSDTVSFNAINLSGMTGLTSFDVQIVRVSGFQDVSNLGLDSFTIANPQAANLPPVFHSAASFSVPETAQADSAVLHDVQADDGDGGANDANLTYSIAGGTGQSYFAINGATGEITLSAAGAAALDYESAAGYTLTVRADDGQATNNITEQTITVNVSDVAPVVTPGQSFTVSETATDGTSVGAVVAAGDDDSVTYSIESGNTGGAFAINASTGEMTVNNSGAIDYEAAASFTLTIQATDGSNNSSQAVTVNVSDAAPVVTPGQSFTVSETAAAGTSVGAVAVTGDDDSLTFSIESGNTGGAFAINASTGEITVNNADAIDYETAASFTLTVKATDGSNNSAQTVTVDVDNVNEPPSVSAPAAVTVTEDVLSPITGISVADMDAGANNVIATFTVDFGILSAASGGGVTVGGTAAALTLTGTVADINNFISGGNLRYTTALNDTGDASLSVSVNDQGHTGPGGALESGVTNVTVHVDPVNDAPSFTKGPDQAVSANAGPQTMANWATDIIAGPADEAGQTMTFSVYSNDNPALFAVPPAVAADGTLTYTPAPGATGSATVAFCLTDDGGTANGGVDTSASQFVVFQVYAADGGGALTVFPGSVTAGQTGVTLTFTYVADAGGLNNGAITITVPDGWSVPGTDPAGAGYSTASKGSVTVAGRTITVSGLNLAGGESLTVSYGDKAMGGPGATAATTPGTVTWQAATKSTSGGTLIDLGASPAITVTNGVTDPDRSAVAAGPTTVPGDGTGVSTITVTLRDHFDNLVGGQTVELNQGSGSSVITPATAVSDQNGRAVFSVHSIRAETVTYTATDISAGVTLAQSAQVTFTGGVSVSPTGLSLTEGEHAGYSVALGSQPADTVTIHVYGGSQAAVAPASLSFNGGNWNVPQTVTVTAVDDNVNQGPRDLTVTNGVYSSDPYYSSVIADPVVVHITDNDSPAVRIVQTGGSTSVTEGGEPGKYAVVLTTRPADSVTVKVYGDSQLDLYPTEITFSPHNWSLPQEVAVTAVDNFTAEGSRSVSVTHSVYSPDPDYNGIPVQPLTIYITDNDTPAVIIGDNSGSVSVTEGGASVKYPIVLATQPSASVVVNVYGDAQVSVSPGSLTFSPNDWNVPQEVTVTAVDDNAVEGPHTGAIKHSVSSNDPDYDAIAAPDLSVSITDNDRGGSGGHVSSPSSSATGSAVIKSSVGGTVSLGNEVSVSIPAGALTGYTNVNVSIVRHDNPPPAPAGFTVLGGHYELSVNGQSHYNFNKPVTLTFIFDPAALAPGEKPEVFYYDEESAQWISLGGEVAGNTITITVDHFTLYAVMAKRAVAFADIAGHWAQENIEKLVATGAVNGYPDDTFRPDSSITRAEFVTVLVKACKLEPQQGKIFADTQEHWAKDSISTASFHGIIDGYSDEAFGPDDPVTREQAAVMVVKAAKLAAPLSNGTSFTDSAEISGWATGAVAAAVQNGVINGYPDNTFRPKADTTRAEAVTIIVKALGW; encoded by the coding sequence ATGAGCCATAGACTGAAGTTACTTCTTGTATTTTCTATATTGATATCCATTTTTACAGCTGTGTTTGAAAATGCGCCCAAAGCAGAGGCCTTCACGATTCCGGCGCTGACTCAGGACCTCAGTTACCCGGACTGGGTGAACGATTCCAACAACGGTTTTACGATCACCGCCAGCAGCAACGCAAGATTGAGCGGCGACCCGTCGTTTATCTGGCTGGCAGGTCCCGACGAAGGCCCCATCGGGGCCGGGCCGGCCTCGCTGACCATCAGTGCCGGCGAAGACTTTGCGGGGGGCGTGTTCGACCTGACCGCCATTGCGTTCGATTTGTTACCCGGGAGCACTTACAACGTGACTGTCACAGGTTATAAGGCTAGTGGGAGCACGGTCACCGCCGGTGTAACCGGCGGCAGCACGGCGGAATTTAATGCGATTGATTTAAGCGGCATGACCCAACTGACTTCTTTTGATGTTGAATTAGTTCGAACAGCAGGCGACGATGATCTGTCCTACCTGGCTCTGGATTCTTTTACCATTGTCAATCCCCAGTTATACGCAGGAAACCAGGCGCCCACTATCTCCAACCTCAGCGACGCCCTCTTTCAGGAGAACACAGTCAATGCCGCGCCGCAGCAGATTGACGCCGATATCACGGTGACCGACAGTGACTCGGCGGACTTCGACGGCGGACAGGTCGTGGTCTCCTACACCGCCGCGGGGCTGCCGGAAGACCAGCTGTCCATCGGCAATATCGGCAATATTTCCGTGGCTGGCAGCGCCGTCAACCATGCCGGCGTGGGCCAGATCGGCACGATCAGTGGCGGTACCAACGGCGCCGACCTGGTGATCTCCCTCAATGCCACCGCCACCCCGGCGCGGGTTACAGAATTGCTGCGCGCGCTGGCCTACGGGAACACCTTCAATGAGCCCGCCAGCCATCGCACCATCTCCATCACCGTCAGTGACGGCGACGGGGGTACCAGTGCAGCGGTGACGGCCAAAATATCGGTGTCCGGCCAGGCGGAGTCCGGCGTCGAGATCCCGGCGTTGACACAGGACCTCAGTTACCCGGCCTGGTGGGACGATCTCAATAACGGTTTCACCATTGCCGCCAACGGCAGCGCGGCCTTGAACGGTAACGCTACGAGTATCTGGTTAGAAAATGGCGGCACCGGTCCGGCTTCCTTAACCATCATTGCCACCGAACAATTCGAGGGAGGCATGTTCGACCTGGCCGGGCTGGTATTCGATTTGGCCGGCAGCGGGAATACCTACACTGTCACCATCACCGGTCACAAGGCCGGGGGCAGTACGGTCACAGCCGACGTAACCGGCGGCACTGCGGCGGAATTAAACGCGATAGACTTAAGCGGCATGACCCATATCTATTCTTTTGATGTTCAAATTTCCGGCACCGCTAACGTGTATAACCTGGGGCTGGATTCGTTTACCATCGCCAACCCCCAGACCAGCGCGGGAAACCTGCCGCCAAGTATTTCCAACCTTAACGACACCGCCTTTCAGGAGAACACCGTCAATGCCGCGCCGCAGCAGATTGACGCGGACATCACGGTAACCGACAGCGACTCCGAGGACTTCGACGGCGGGCAGGTCACGGTCTCCTACACTTCCGCGGGATTGCCGGAGGACCAGCTGTCCGTCGGCAATATCGGCAATATTTCCGTGGCGGGCAGCGCCGTCAACTATGCCGGCGCCGGTCAGATCGGCACAATGAGCGGCGGAGCCAACGGTTCCAGCCTGGTGATTTCCCTCAACTCCGTCACCACACCGGTGCGGGTTACAGAATTGCTGCGCGCGCTCACTTACCGGAACACTTCTGATGAGCCCGCCAGTTACCGCACCATCTCCGTTACCGTCAGCGACGGCGACGGGGGCACCAGTACGGCGGCTACGGCCAGGATATCGGTGTCCGGCCAGGCAGAGTCCGGAGTCGACAGCCCGGCTCTGACCCAGGACCTCAGTTATCCGGACTGGGTGGACGATCTCAACAACGGTTTCACGGTTGCCGCCAACGGCAGCGTGACCCTGGCCGGTGACGCGTCATCCATATGGCTAACTGGCGGAGGCGCCGGTCCGGCCTCGTTAACCATCACTGCCGCCGAACAATTCGAGGGAGGCATGTTTGACCTGGCCGGCATTGTGTTCGACTTATATGGCAGCGGTAACATCTATACCGCCACTGTCACGGGACACAAGGCCGGTGGGGGCACGGTCACTACCAGCGCCACCGGCAGCGACACGGTGTCATTCAACGCGATAAACTTGAGCGGCATGACCGGCCTGACTTCGTTTGACGTTCAAATCGTACGGGTTTCAGGCTTCCAGGACGTGTCAAACCTGGGGCTGGATTCTTTTACCATTGCCAATCCCCAGGCCGCCAACCTGCCGCCCGTATTCCATTCGGCTGCGAGCTTTAGTGTACCGGAAACCGCCCAGGCGGACAGCGCCGTGCTGCACGACGTCCAGGCCGACGACGGAGACGGCGGCGCCAACGACGCCAACCTGACCTACAGCATAGCAGGCGGGACCGGCCAAAGCTACTTTGCCATCAACGGTGCAACCGGGGAGATTACCCTCAGTGCCGCCGGCGCGGCGGCCCTCGATTACGAATCGGCCGCCGGTTACACGCTGACGGTTCGCGCCGACGACGGCCAGGCAACCAACAACATCACCGAGCAGACCATCACCGTCAACGTAAGTGACGTCGCCCCGGTTGTTACCCCCGGCCAATCGTTTACGGTAAGCGAAACAGCCACAGACGGTACATCCGTGGGCGCCGTCGTAGCCGCCGGCGACGACGACTCGGTGACCTACTCCATCGAAAGCGGCAACACCGGCGGCGCTTTTGCCATCAACGCATCCACCGGTGAGATGACCGTGAACAATAGCGGCGCCATCGACTACGAGGCCGCCGCCAGCTTTACACTAACCATTCAGGCCACGGACGGTAGCAACAACTCCAGCCAGGCCGTCACCGTCAACGTAAGTGACGCCGCCCCGGTTGTTACTCCCGGCCAATCGTTTACGGTAAGCGAAACAGCCGCCGCAGGCACATCGGTGGGCGCCGTCGCGGTTACCGGCGACGACGACTCGCTGACCTTCTCCATCGAAAGCGGCAACACCGGCGGCGCCTTTGCTATCAACGCATCCACCGGAGAGATTACCGTGAACAATGCCGACGCCATCGACTACGAGACTGCGGCAAGCTTTACACTGACCGTTAAGGCCACGGACGGGAGCAACAACAGCGCGCAGACGGTGACCGTCGATGTCGACAATGTCAACGAACCCCCTTCGGTTTCCGCACCGGCGGCTGTTACGGTCACTGAGGATGTGCTAAGCCCGATTACCGGTATTTCAGTGGCGGACATGGACGCGGGGGCAAATAATGTGATAGCCACTTTTACGGTTGATTTCGGTATACTGTCGGCAGCATCCGGGGGCGGGGTAACCGTGGGCGGTACGGCAGCCGCTCTGACCCTGACCGGGACAGTCGCGGATATTAACAATTTTATCAGCGGCGGCAACCTACGCTATACCACCGCCCTGAACGACACCGGCGACGCAAGCTTAAGCGTTTCAGTCAATGACCAGGGCCACACCGGCCCGGGCGGCGCCCTGGAGTCCGGCGTAACGAACGTTACGGTTCATGTCGACCCCGTCAACGACGCGCCCTCTTTCACCAAAGGTCCGGACCAGGCTGTTTCGGCCAATGCGGGGCCACAGACCATGGCAAACTGGGCCACGGACATTATAGCGGGGCCTGCCGACGAGGCGGGTCAGACGATGACCTTCTCTGTGTACAGCAACGATAATCCCGCGCTATTTGCAGTTCCGCCGGCTGTGGCTGCAGACGGAACACTTACGTACACCCCTGCGCCGGGCGCCACCGGAAGCGCAACAGTAGCCTTTTGTTTAACGGATGACGGCGGGACGGCCAACGGCGGCGTTGACACCTCGGCTTCTCAATTCGTAGTGTTCCAGGTATACGCGGCGGACGGCGGCGGCGCGCTGACGGTCTTTCCCGGCAGCGTAACCGCGGGACAGACAGGGGTAACCTTGACTTTCACCTATGTGGCGGACGCCGGCGGGTTAAATAACGGCGCCATAACCATCACCGTTCCGGACGGTTGGAGTGTCCCTGGCACCGACCCCGCGGGAGCGGGCTACAGTACGGCCAGCAAAGGGAGTGTAACTGTCGCCGGCCGCACCATTACAGTCTCCGGCCTAAACCTGGCGGGCGGCGAATCCCTTACGGTGAGCTACGGCGACAAGGCGATGGGGGGACCCGGCGCCACCGCCGCCACGACACCGGGCACGGTGACCTGGCAGGCTGCAACAAAGTCCACCTCCGGCGGGACATTAATCGACCTGGGAGCGTCTCCGGCAATAACGGTGACAAACGGCGTCACGGACCCGGACAGGTCCGCGGTAGCAGCCGGTCCCACCACCGTCCCGGGTGACGGAACAGGCGTCTCCACCATCACGGTAACCTTGCGAGACCATTTTGACAACCTTGTCGGCGGGCAAACCGTAGAGCTCAATCAAGGCTCCGGCAGTTCGGTCATCACGCCGGCAACCGCGGTGTCCGACCAAAACGGCCGGGCTGTCTTCAGCGTACACAGCATCCGTGCGGAGACGGTGACGTATACGGCCACAGACATATCAGCCGGTGTGACCCTGGCACAGAGCGCCCAGGTAACCTTTACGGGGGGAGTAAGCGTCAGTCCCACCGGCTTAAGCCTCACCGAGGGTGAGCATGCCGGCTACTCCGTGGCACTGGGTTCCCAGCCGGCAGACACGGTGACCATCCATGTATATGGCGGCAGCCAGGCAGCCGTGGCCCCTGCGTCCCTGTCGTTCAATGGCGGCAACTGGAATGTCCCCCAGACGGTGACGGTAACCGCTGTTGATGATAATGTAAACCAGGGCCCCCGCGACCTAACGGTCACAAACGGGGTATACAGCTCCGATCCTTATTACAGCAGCGTCATAGCGGACCCCGTGGTCGTCCACATCACCGACAACGACTCTCCGGCGGTGCGCATAGTCCAGACCGGCGGCTCCACCAGCGTGACGGAGGGCGGAGAGCCGGGCAAGTACGCGGTTGTACTTACCACCCGGCCGGCGGATAGTGTTACTGTCAAGGTTTATGGAGACAGCCAGTTGGATTTGTATCCAACAGAAATTACCTTTTCACCTCATAATTGGAGCCTCCCGCAGGAGGTCGCGGTCACAGCGGTGGATAACTTTACGGCCGAAGGATCGCGCTCCGTGTCCGTGACCCATTCTGTTTACAGTCCGGATCCGGATTACAACGGCATCCCGGTGCAGCCATTGACCATTTACATCACCGATAACGATACACCGGCGGTGATCATAGGTGACAACAGCGGCTCTGTCAGCGTGACGGAGGGCGGGGCTTCAGTCAAATACCCCATTGTGCTTGCCACTCAGCCGTCGGCCAGCGTGGTGGTCAATGTGTACGGGGACGCTCAGGTAAGCGTGTCGCCTGGATCCTTGACTTTCTCGCCAAACGATTGGAACGTGCCGCAGGAGGTCACGGTGACGGCTGTTGACGACAACGCTGTTGAGGGACCGCACACCGGCGCCATAAAGCACAGCGTTTCCAGCAACGACCCGGACTACGACGCTATAGCGGCGCCGGACCTCAGCGTAAGCATCACCGACAACGACAGGGGCGGTAGTGGAGGACATGTTTCCTCCCCGTCATCTTCCGCCACCGGGTCGGCCGTGATAAAGTCAAGCGTTGGCGGGACCGTAAGCCTGGGCAACGAGGTGTCGGTATCCATACCGGCCGGAGCCCTGACCGGGTACACCAATGTTAACGTAAGCATTGTCAGACATGATAATCCCCCGCCGGCGCCCGCAGGCTTTACCGTACTGGGCGGCCATTACGAGCTTAGCGTGAACGGCCAGAGTCACTACAATTTCAATAAGCCGGTCACCCTGACCTTCATATTTGATCCGGCGGCCCTGGCTCCCGGCGAAAAGCCGGAGGTGTTCTACTACGATGAGGAGAGCGCGCAGTGGATCAGCCTGGGCGGCGAGGTCGCGGGAAATACCATCACGATAACCGTGGACCACTTCACCCTGTACGCCGTGATGGCTAAAAGAGCCGTCGCCTTTGCCGACATCGCCGGCCACTGGGCACAAGAGAATATAGAAAAATTGGTGGCCACAGGCGCCGTCAACGGCTACCCCGACGACACCTTCAGGCCGGACAGCTCCATCACCCGGGCGGAGTTCGTCACCGTCCTGGTGAAGGCCTGCAAACTGGAGCCACAACAAGGTAAAATATTTGCCGACACACAAGAGCACTGGGCGAAGGATAGTATCTCCACCGCCAGTTTCCACGGCATAATTGACGGCTACAGCGACGAGGCCTTCGGTCCGGACGACCCGGTGACCAGGGAGCAGGCGGCGGTGATGGTTGTAAAAGCCGCTAAGCTTGCCGCGCCGCTGTCTAACGGCACATCTTTTACCGACAGTGCGGAAATTTCCGGTTGGGCGACAGGTGCAGTGGCCGCAGCCGTGCAGAACGGGGTGATCAATGGATATCCGGACAACACCTTCCGGCCAAAAGCAGATACGACCAGAGCGGAAGCGGTTACGATCATAGTAAAAGCGCTTGGATGGTAG
- a CDS encoding GNAT family N-acetyltransferase produces the protein MNAAAEGREINRCASGGEETVRVTLRPACPADEPFLFRLFAGGRPDLEWITYLSEEQKTELYRRQFRCEQEQFKKNYPDAQFCIVLLEGEPVGRLYVHRGKEEFRGLAITLLPEFRNMGIGSELINGMLRDASKAGKPVRIHVAWYNYAARALYERLGFRVVEDGGAYCEMQCEPEVKNEP, from the coding sequence ATGAACGCCGCCGCTGAAGGACGGGAGATAAACAGGTGTGCTTCCGGCGGGGAGGAGACGGTACGGGTAACCCTGCGTCCGGCATGTCCGGCGGATGAGCCGTTTCTCTTCCGTCTCTTTGCCGGCGGCCGTCCGGATCTGGAGTGGATCACTTATCTCAGCGAGGAGCAGAAGACGGAGCTTTATCGCCGGCAGTTCCGGTGCGAGCAGGAGCAGTTCAAAAAAAACTACCCCGATGCGCAGTTTTGCATTGTACTTCTGGAAGGAGAACCCGTGGGAAGGTTGTACGTTCACCGCGGGAAAGAAGAGTTTCGCGGTCTCGCCATCACCCTGCTCCCTGAATTCCGCAACATGGGAATCGGGAGTGAGTTGATCAACGGTATGCTGCGGGACGCCTCCAAGGCGGGCAAGCCGGTGCGTATCCATGTGGCCTGGTACAACTACGCCGCCCGTGCCCTTTATGAAAGGCTTGGGTTCCGTGTGGTCGAAGATGGGGGAGCTTACTGTGAAATGCAGTGTGAACCGGAGGTGAAAAATGAGCCATAG
- a CDS encoding phage tail protein: MSDPFLGTIIAWPCNFAPMGWAFCNGQLLQIRTNQALFALIGTTYGGDGINTFALPNLCGRVPLGAGQGPGLTPRSLGESAGSEKVALSVNEMPAHNHVSAGIPASTKTATVGQPGPAVVPGSYEKERGQYYNIYSPEADANTTLKPASPTGTAGGGQPHNNMPPYLAINYIIALQGIFPPRD; the protein is encoded by the coding sequence ATGTCCGATCCGTTTTTAGGTACAATCATAGCCTGGCCATGTAATTTCGCACCAATGGGATGGGCGTTCTGCAATGGCCAGCTCCTGCAGATCAGGACGAACCAGGCGTTATTTGCTCTTATCGGGACTACTTACGGGGGTGATGGAATTAACACTTTTGCCCTGCCAAACCTGTGCGGGCGCGTTCCCCTTGGAGCGGGGCAGGGACCCGGCCTGACACCGCGAAGTCTTGGCGAGAGCGCCGGCTCTGAAAAAGTTGCCCTTTCAGTTAATGAGATGCCTGCTCATAATCATGTTTCGGCCGGGATTCCCGCTTCCACTAAAACGGCAACGGTGGGACAGCCCGGTCCTGCGGTGGTGCCGGGTTCCTATGAAAAGGAAAGGGGCCAGTATTACAACATCTATTCGCCCGAGGCTGACGCCAATACAACCCTTAAGCCGGCCTCTCCCACCGGCACCGCCGGGGGTGGTCAACCCCATAACAATATGCCGCCCTACCTGGCTATCAATTACATTATAGCCCTGCAGGGCATTTTCCCTCCCAGGGATTAA
- the rpsI gene encoding 30S ribosomal protein S9 codes for MAKVMFYGTGRRKNAIARVFLVPGEGNVIINNRPVSEYFGRKTLEMIVRQPMELTGASARFDIQAKVLGGGISGQAGAIKMGIARALIQADPNLRPPLKRAGFLTRDPRMKERRKYGLKKARKASQFSKR; via the coding sequence ATGGCAAAGGTAATGTTTTACGGCACAGGCCGCAGGAAAAATGCCATTGCCCGGGTATTCCTCGTACCAGGTGAAGGCAACGTGATCATCAACAACCGGCCGGTAAGCGAATACTTCGGCCGCAAGACCCTGGAAATGATCGTACGCCAGCCCATGGAGCTTACCGGGGCGTCAGCCCGGTTCGACATCCAGGCCAAAGTTCTCGGCGGCGGCATCAGCGGCCAGGCCGGAGCAATCAAAATGGGCATCGCACGCGCGCTGATACAGGCCGACCCCAATCTTCGCCCCCCTTTAAAACGGGCCGGTTTCTTGACCAGGGACCCGCGTATGAAAGAGCGCCGCAAATACGGCCTCAAAAAAGCCCGCAAAGCGTCCCAGTTCTCAAAACGTTAA
- the rplM gene encoding 50S ribosomal protein L13, which yields MKTFMAKAEDIKMNRKWFVLDAEGKVLGKLAVEAAKILRGKHRPNFTPHVDTGDHVIVINASKIRLTGKKLQDKKYIRHSGYPGGLKTVDYGTLLKTRPELAVEKAIVGMLPHNKLGADMARKLKVYKDAEHPHQAQKPEAWQWQTIGKEE from the coding sequence ATGAAGACCTTTATGGCCAAGGCTGAAGATATAAAGATGAACCGCAAATGGTTTGTCCTGGACGCTGAAGGCAAGGTTCTCGGCAAACTGGCGGTGGAGGCGGCGAAAATCTTGAGGGGGAAGCATCGTCCCAATTTTACCCCCCACGTCGACACCGGTGACCACGTGATTGTGATCAACGCGTCCAAAATCAGGCTGACCGGCAAGAAGCTGCAGGACAAGAAGTACATCAGGCACTCCGGCTATCCCGGCGGTTTGAAAACGGTCGACTACGGCACTTTACTTAAAACCAGGCCCGAACTGGCCGTCGAAAAGGCCATCGTGGGCATGCTGCCCCATAACAAACTTGGCGCCGATATGGCCAGAAAGCTTAAAGTATATAAAGACGCCGAACACCCGCACCAGGCCCAAAAACCCGAGGCCTGGCAGTGGCAGACCATCGGGAAGGAGGAATAA
- the truA gene encoding tRNA pseudouridine(38-40) synthase TruA — protein MRNIKVTLAYDGTNYYGFQEQRGTPYQTIQGVVEDRLSRLAKRQIRVIGAGRTDTGVHARGQVVNFDAGSWKIGAERVAYALRSLLPEDIVALESVEVDPAFHARFSAVSKSYRYTIYNGKYPSPFLRLFSYHVPNPLDDGAMREGAKYLLGRHDFSAFRALGTPVKSTVRTILESRVNRVGDLIYIDVRGDGFLYHMVRMIAGTLIRVGKGKIPPGEVEDILFEGDSLRGGPTAPARGLCLEKVEYHT, from the coding sequence ATGCGCAACATTAAGGTTACCCTGGCCTACGACGGCACAAACTATTATGGCTTCCAGGAGCAGCGCGGCACCCCGTATCAGACCATCCAGGGAGTCGTCGAGGACAGGCTGTCCCGGCTGGCTAAAAGACAGATCCGGGTAATCGGGGCCGGGCGCACCGACACCGGCGTGCACGCCCGTGGCCAGGTAGTCAATTTCGACGCCGGCTCCTGGAAGATAGGGGCGGAACGGGTGGCTTACGCCCTGAGAAGCCTGCTGCCGGAGGACATCGTGGCTCTGGAATCGGTGGAGGTCGACCCCGCCTTCCACGCCCGTTTTTCTGCTGTATCCAAGTCCTATCGCTATACCATCTACAACGGGAAATACCCGTCTCCATTCCTCCGCCTGTTCAGCTATCACGTACCCAACCCACTGGATGATGGGGCGATGCGGGAGGGGGCTAAATACCTGCTCGGCCGGCACGACTTCAGCGCTTTCCGGGCTCTTGGCACGCCGGTCAAGAGCACCGTCCGCACTATCCTCGAAAGCCGGGTAAACCGGGTAGGCGACCTGATCTACATCGACGTGCGGGGGGATGGCTTCCTCTATCACATGGTGCGGATGATTGCCGGAACTCTGATCCGGGTTGGCAAAGGCAAAATTCCCCCGGGCGAGGTGGAGGATATTCTGTTCGAAGGCGACAGCCTCAGGGGCGGCCCCACCGCCCCGGCGAGGGGACTCTGCCTGGAGAAGGTTGAGTACCATACATGA
- a CDS encoding energy-coupling factor transporter transmembrane component T family protein — MSLKLTMGQYIPGESLLHGLDPRTKVACVLVVAVAVLLASGWAGFVPAALITIAAVALSGFSPRFILGGLRSLWLILTVTFLLQLLLTPGELLLALGPLKISREGLEAGSQLFLRLALLIFLASLLTQTTSPVSLTAGLESVLSPLTRLGVPAHELAMMMTIALGFIPTLMQEADILVKAQRSRGAGLAGGPAGWLRNMLPLLVPLFAGALRRAEDLATAMEARCYRGGVNRTRIRSLHTGPADYAAVAVCLAALAGTLVLR; from the coding sequence ATGTCTTTAAAACTCACTATGGGACAATATATCCCGGGTGAATCTCTTTTGCACGGCCTTGATCCCAGGACCAAGGTGGCGTGCGTACTGGTTGTTGCCGTCGCTGTTCTGCTCGCCTCCGGCTGGGCGGGATTCGTTCCGGCAGCGCTGATTACCATAGCGGCCGTCGCTTTGTCGGGTTTTTCTCCCCGGTTTATTTTAGGAGGGTTGCGGTCTCTCTGGCTGATCCTGACCGTCACCTTCCTGCTGCAATTGCTGCTGACTCCGGGAGAGCTCCTGCTTGCGCTGGGGCCACTGAAAATATCCCGGGAAGGTTTGGAGGCCGGCAGCCAGTTGTTCCTGCGCCTGGCCCTATTGATTTTTCTGGCCTCCCTGCTGACTCAAACTACCTCGCCGGTCAGCCTGACCGCCGGGTTGGAAAGCGTGCTGTCGCCGCTCACTCGCCTGGGGGTCCCGGCACATGAGTTGGCCATGATGATGACCATAGCCCTGGGTTTTATTCCAACCCTGATGCAGGAAGCTGATATACTGGTCAAGGCCCAGCGTTCGCGCGGGGCGGGACTGGCAGGAGGCCCGGCCGGCTGGCTCAGAAACATGCTCCCTTTGCTTGTCCCTCTTTTTGCAGGGGCGCTGCGGCGGGCCGAGGACCTGGCGACGGCCATGGAAGCCCGCTGCTACCGTGGCGGCGTGAACCGCACCAGGATCAGGAGCCTTCACACCGGCCCCGCCGACTACGCCGCAGTCGCGGTATGCCTGGCCGCCCTGGCGGGCACGCTTGTTTTAAGGTGA